DNA from Salmo salar chromosome ssa24, Ssal_v3.1, whole genome shotgun sequence:
ATGTGCTAAATTTCTTTAAACTgataattctgtgaactgtcttgtgcaagttttaaaactgacacaatacctgttagcaaaggtgtcaggaGCTTGCActgatttgtagtcttgcatgatgtctactttgatgcaaaTTAGCATTTTCAAACAGAGTAAATAGAACCAAATATTTTGATAAAAGTccccttgtcctagagagatttaaatggttatcaaaacgtcacgccagggtaagcctacacaaaacacagaccttattttaagtgtttctaaaatcccctatgggaaaaatggaggaaaacaattggaaccatttctctatttgaccgctaggttttatgggtattatgacacctccactgtggtggTCTATGCCTGCATGTGATAGTTGTTTATACGGAAGTTTGGTAAAATGTCCTAAAACTGACACTTCAAAAATGTGATGAGGTTTCTTATCCCAACCCAAAACATTGTTACACAGGGTAGCCATAACTGCTGTCATATTTCAACAGAGGAGGGGCCTGCTGCCCGCTGGGGGCGGGCGTGCCTTTGCTCCTGTCTGTGTAGATGCTGCTATGGCCTGATTCTGTCCTCTTGGGCTGGCCCTTTCTTACGGAGCTGTAGACCACCCCGGGGTGGGAGCGGTAGCCTAGGACCGAGCGGAAGCTGGAGTTCCTGCTGGCGGGGCGACTCTCTGGGGCTGGGGCATCCTCTCTGGTGGGCAGGGGTAGGGCCAGGCCACGGAGGAGAAGCACAGAAAGGTAGGAGTTAAATTCATTTTCCAGTTTGTCTGCTGCAGCATGTAATTATTGGAATGTATGGAATGTCATATTTCATACCTGATTTCATGGGCAACCTCCTTCTCATAGCGACGCTTGTGGCAGCAGCAGACCAGAAGCCagatgagaagcaggaggagGAGCAACAGTAGCAGGGCACCAATCACAGCACCCGCTATGGTCCCTGCCTTGTTAGAAGCTAAAAAGGTCCTGATATTCAGACAGGTTCCAAGGAATACGTCCACACATATGCACCATTCTCACTTTCTTTCTCCCAATTAACAGGCATAAAGACATTTGTGGTTTTAAACTTACGGTTGTATGCGTGCAGGGTGTATGTACACTGCGCTTTGCCAACAGGATTCGACACCACACAAAGATAGTTTCCCATGTAGCTCTCTGAGTGATTTCTTATCATCAGCTCTCCAGTCTGAgagtctaaaaaaaaaaacacaaagacaatcACTGCCAGCTACAAGCCACACCTCACCTCAGTATAtcaacatgtacagtacagtagatctaTGGTTATGTGTGCCATGTCTTATCTAGAGGCTTTGGTTCTTGGTTCCTACTTTGTGTTGCTGTGGGCGGGAtggcccctccactctctctggtCCAGACATAGTTGATGGGGTTGGATCCCACGGAGGACTTGCATCGGAGGGAGACATCGCTCCCCTTCTCCTCGCCACCTTCAACCCAGCACTTAGGCATTgatggagggactggtgcaagaGAATAGAGGTAAAACAGTGTCTTTGGAAAGATTTCCTTTGATGTACTGTACCAGGGGCGCTGGGGACATTGCATTTTAGTCCCCCACCAGtattatcattggaatgtgatacaaaacgaagcaaggtgctttaggaccatgcggatgcctccgagtggtcgggtaggctgtttggtgtgtttatccgactggaccaaaaaatatatataattatgttCCCCCCcgcttctaaaaccaaagttgtgcccctgTACTGTACATAAGCATTTTTGCAACCAATAGCAAAATGAGCCATTGTGTAAACGTGTTGATTTCTTCTAAGTGTATTTCCACCAGAGGAAATTGGGTATATTGATAGGAACAAAGGAAAGAGGTGTGGCTGCTGGATGAAAGTATCGGAGATAACAAGGCGTTAACAGGGTGTTAACATTCCATCTCAGTGAGAGAGCAAATTTAAAAACAGGAGACACAAAACAGTGGAATGATGAAACTGGTAAAACAGAAACCAGCCTGGGAGGGGCGGCTTTCCTCACCGATCACCACCAGAGTGACTTTTCGCATGTCGACACCCGGCGCTTTCTTGACTTTGCACTGGTAGGTGGCTGTGTCTGAGACCTTCACTGCAGAGATGGAGATGGATGCATCTCCCAGTACGGGGGCTCCTGTGAAGTTCATCCTGGTAGACAAGCTGGGGTCCCcataatgcatttttttccctccTGAATAAGATAAGATCTAAGAGATAGAGTCAGTTCAATGACAAAAACTACACAACACAAGTATTGATAACACATATTCAGAACACGATTTTTTACTGAAACAGTGAGGATAAGATCTCCAAGACTAGTCTGACCTAAATTATATGAGTGGATGTTAAGACTAACATATTCATTTGATAATGCATgtcaattcttcttagctagctacatagccgtctttgtatcaaagataattatgtagtttagagtaattagagtaaacatcgaggctagctatcttcgtcatcctaacgtagtcaacactgctagctgctagctagctagtcatcactgctagctagccaacttaatccgactagcagcactgcagaaactattacattacaacgtaacgacttgattagtgcggtgttagtgttagttagccagctacatagttgtctttgctgtctctgtatctaagataattgtgtagtttgagtaattatcgaggtgagctagccagccgcgacgcggcgccagacttagtcaacacacctagtcatcattaacccactgctagctagccaaccgttaccgactagcagcgctgtagatactaatactttacaacggaacgatttgactagtgcagtgttagctagctagctacttagttgtctttgtcatagcttgataattgtgtagtctagtaattaccgaggttagctagccagccattgaggtcagctagccagctatttccgtccccccgcgacgccatttttcctaacccagccaactattaccgacgagcagcattgtagaaactaaatacattacaaggacgtcttgattagtgttatgttagctagctagctacaaagttgctttgtatcatgacaaggggtagtactgaaactatcgaggttacctagccagctacacgttcaaagtcaacaacgcagccactgctagctagcctactccaccagccagcagcactgtatcattttcgtcattttagtcaataagatttttgcaacgtaagcttaactttctgaacattcgagacgtgtagtccacttgtcattccaatctcctttgcattagcgtagcctcttctgtagcttgtctactatgtgtctgtctatccttgtTCTCTccactctgcacaggccatacaaacgctccacaccgcgtggccgctgccactctaacctggtggtcccagcgcgcacgacccacgtggagttccaggtctccggcagcctctggaactgccggtctgtggccaacaaggcggagttcatctcagcctatgctaccctccagtccctagacttcctggcgctgacggaaacatggattaccacagaaaacactgctactcctactgctctctcctcgtctgcctacgtgttctcgcatacccctagagcatcgagccagcggggtggtggcactggaatcctcatctctcccaagtggacattctctctttctcccctgacccatctgtctatctcctcatttgaattccatgctgtcacagttaccagccctttcaagcttaacatccttatcatttatcgccctccaggttcccttggagagttcatcaatgagcttgacgccttgataagttcctttcctgaggatggctcacctctcacagttctgggtgactttaacctccccacgtctacctttgactcattcctctctgcctccttctttccactcctctcctcttttgacctcaccctctcaccttcccccctactcacaaggcaggcaatacgcttgacctcatctttactagatgctgttcttccactaatctcattgcaactcccctccaagtctctgaccactaccttgtatccttttccctctcgctctcatccaacacttctcactctgcccctactcggatggtattgcgccgtcccaaccttcgctctctctctcccgctactctctcctcttccatcctatcatctcttccctctgctcaaaccttctccaacctatctcctgattctgcctcctcaaccctcctctcctccctctctgcatcctttgatttgctctgtcccctatcctccaggccgactcggtcctcccctcctgctccgtggctcgacgactcactgcgagctcacagaacagggctccgggcagccgagcggaaatggaggaaaactcgcctccctgcggacctggcatcctttcactccctcctctctacattttcctcttctgtctctgctgctaaagccactttctaccactctaaactccaagcatctgcctctaaccctaggaagctctttgctaccttctcctccctcctgaatcctcctccccctccccccctcctccctctctgcggatgacttcgtcaaccattttgaaaagaaggttgacgacatccgatcctcgttgctaagtcaaacgacaccgctggtcctgctcacactgccctaccctgtgctttgacctctttctcccctctctctccagatgaaatctcgcgtcttgtgacggccggccgcccaacaacctgcccacttgaccctatcccctcctctcttctccagaccatttccggagaccttctcccctacctcacctcgctcatcaactcatccttgaccgctggctacgtcccttccgtcttcaagagagcgagagttgcaccccttctgaaaaaacctacactcgatccctccgatgtcaacaactacagaccagtatcccttctttcctttctctccaaaactcttgaacgtgacgtccttggccagctctcttgctatctctctcagaatgaccttcttgatcctaatcagtcaggtttcaagactgggcattcaactgagactgctcttctctgtgtcacggaggctctccgcactgctaaagctaactctctctcctctgctctcatcctcctagacctatctgctgcctttgatactgtgaaccaccagatcctcctctccaccctctccgacctgggcatctccggcgcggcccacgcttggattgcgtcctacctgacaggtcgctcctaccaggtggcgtggcgagaatctgtctccgcaccacgtgctctcatcactggtgtcccccagggctctgttctaggccctctcctattctcgctatacaccaagtcacttggctctgtcatatcctcacatggtctctcatatcattgctatgcagatgacacacaattaatcttctcctttcccccttctgacaaccaggtggcgaatcgcatctctgcatgtctggcagacatatcagtgtggatgacggatcaccacctcaagctgaacctcggcaagacggagctgctcttcctcccggggaaggactgcccgttccatgatctcgccatcacggttgacaactcccttgtgtcctcctcccagagtgctaagagcctcggcgtgaccctggacaacaccctgtcgttctccactaacatcaaggcggtgacccgatcctgtaggttcatgctctacaacatttgcagagtacgaccctgcctcacacaggaagcggcgcaggtcctaatccaggcacttgtcatctcccgtctggattactgcaactcgttgttggctgggctccctgcttgtgccattaaacccctacaactcatccagaacgccgcagcccgtctggtgttcaaccttcccaagttctctgacgtcaccccgctcctccgctctctccactggcttccagtcgaagctcgcatccgctacaagaccatggtgcttgcctatggagctgtgaggggaacggcacctccgtaccttcaggctctgatcaggccctacacccaaacaagggcactgcgttcatccacctctggcctgctcgcctccctacctctgaggaagcacagttcccgctcagcccagtctaaactgttcgctgctctggcaccccaatggtggaacaagctccctcacgacgccaggacagcggagtcaatcaccaccttccggagacacctgaaaccccacctctttaaggaatacctgggataggataaagtaatccttctaacccccccttaaaagatttagatgcactattgtaaagtggttgttccactggatattataaggtgaatgcaccaatttgtaagtcgctctggataagagcgtctgctaaatgacttaaatgtaaatgtaaatgtaatgtttcatCTCCAAACCCTCCCCATAAGTTATCCATATCAAGGATCCCCTGTGTCCCCTGCTCTGTAGTCTCACCAGCTGGTCTTTCTGGGTCATGTCTGGACGGACGTTGTACCACTCAATGTCCAGTTCTCCTATGTCAGAGGGGGCAGGGGTGAAGGTGCACCCCAGCATGACTGTCACCCCCTGGGCTTTCTGAATGGTCTGAGGCCCTGTAGATGTTATCTGAATACCCTCTGTGACATCTGAGGGTTCAGAGAAAAACACACATTCAGGGTTGACACTTACAAAGAACGTGGAGTCCCTCAGGCAGGGACAGACTAAAGTGACAACTTCTAAATGGGGAAAAACTGCATTGGCAGTTCACAGAAGTGTAAATGCATTACTGATACATTTGACATATCCAACATGCAGGTACATGTAGGACAGACACTGGCTATTGGATGCAGCAGAAACTGATGTTGTTATGACCTGGGACACTGTCTGGGCTCCACCCCACTATTGTTTACATTGAGTGAAATAAACCTGTTGCGTAGGAATGTACAGTCAATGCCTGTCACACAGGCACATTTTACATCCCCTGACAAAGATAAATGGACAGAAAAACCTTGATATGAATTAAACGAAAATGTG
Protein-coding regions in this window:
- the vsig8b gene encoding V-set and immunoglobulin domain-containing protein 8b, coding for MVTMRKCLTCSRLQLAVMFVLTVYLNTDVTEGIQITSTGPQTIQKAQGVTVMLGCTFTPAPSDIGELDIEWYNVRPDMTQKDQLILSYSGGKKMHYGDPSLSTRMNFTGAPVLGDASISISAVKVSDTATYQCKVKKAPGVDMRKVTLVVIVPPSMPKCWVEGGEEKGSDVSLRCKSSVGSNPINYVWTRESGGAIPPTATQNSQTGELMIRNHSESYMGNYLCVVSNPVGKAQCTYTLHAYNPSNKAGTIAGAVIGALLLLLLLLLLIWLLVCCCHKRRYEKEVAHEIREDAPAPESRPASRNSSFRSVLGYRSHPGVVYSSVRKGQPKRTESGHSSIYTDRSKGTPAPSGQQAPPLLKYDSSYGYPV